The Nitrospira sp. genome window below encodes:
- the amoA gene encoding methane monooxygenase/ammonia monooxygenase subunit A, which yields MFRTDEIIKASKLPPEGVAMSRHIDYIYFIPILFVTIVGTFHMHFDLLAGDWDFWLDWKDRQWWPIVTPITAITFCAALQYYNWVNYRQPFGATITILALLAGKWVTIVAAWWWWSNYPYNFVMPSTLLPSAIVLDIVLLLTRNWTLTAVIGAWMFAALFYPTNWAIFAYSHTPLVVDGTLLSWADYMGFAYVRTGTPEYIRMIEVGSLRTFGGHSTMISSFFAAFASSLMYILWWQFGKFFCTSYFYLTDDRQRTTKVHDVFAYATLAHGDKAKIGGKA from the coding sequence ATGTTTAGAACCGACGAGATTATTAAGGCCTCGAAGTTGCCGCCGGAAGGCGTCGCGATGTCTCGGCACATCGACTACATTTATTTCATTCCGATCTTGTTTGTCACCATCGTGGGCACGTTCCACATGCACTTCGATCTGCTGGCGGGCGACTGGGACTTCTGGTTGGACTGGAAGGATCGGCAATGGTGGCCGATCGTGACGCCGATCACGGCCATTACCTTTTGCGCGGCGCTGCAGTACTACAATTGGGTGAACTATCGTCAGCCCTTTGGGGCCACGATCACCATCCTGGCGCTGCTCGCCGGCAAGTGGGTCACCATCGTGGCGGCCTGGTGGTGGTGGTCGAACTACCCCTACAACTTCGTCATGCCGTCCACGCTGCTGCCGAGCGCCATCGTCCTGGACATCGTGCTGTTGTTGACCAGGAACTGGACGTTGACGGCGGTGATCGGCGCCTGGATGTTTGCGGCCTTGTTCTACCCGACCAACTGGGCCATCTTTGCCTATAGCCATACGCCGCTCGTCGTCGATGGCACCTTGCTCTCCTGGGCGGACTACATGGGCTTCGCGTATGTCCGGACCGGGACGCCGGAGTACATTCGGATGATCGAGGTGGGCTCGCTGCGGACCTTCGGCGGGCACAGCACGATGATCTCCTCCTTCTTCGCCGCGTTCGCCTCGTCCTTGATGTATATCTTGTGGTGGCAGTTCGGGAAGTTCTTCTGTACCTCGTACTTCTACCTCACGGACGACAGACAGCGGACCACGAAGGTGCACGACGTATTTGCATATGCCACGTTGGCCCACGGCGACAAGGCAAAGATCGGGGGGAAAGCATGA
- a CDS encoding methane monooxygenase/ammonia monooxygenase subunit C, giving the protein MANDRGYDISQWYDSKPWKIGWAAMLMMGIFWVLYQRAFGYSHGLDSMTPEFDSVWMGLWRFNIVANALFFAVSVGWIWTTRDRNLANLDPKLELKRYFYWMGWLACYIWGVYYAGSYTLEQDAAWHQVIIRDTSFTASHIVAFYGTFPLYITCGVSSYLYAQTRLPLYNQATSFALVAAVVGPMFILPNVGLNEWGHAFWFVDELFSAPLHWGFVTLGWCGLFGAAGGVAAQIVSRMSNLADVIWNNAPKSILDPFPSQVDPNAKGAGY; this is encoded by the coding sequence ATGGCAAACGATCGAGGGTATGACATTTCGCAGTGGTACGATTCGAAGCCGTGGAAGATCGGGTGGGCGGCGATGCTGATGATGGGCATCTTTTGGGTCCTGTATCAACGGGCGTTTGGGTACTCGCACGGGTTGGATTCGATGACCCCGGAATTCGACTCCGTGTGGATGGGACTGTGGCGGTTTAACATCGTGGCGAACGCCTTGTTCTTTGCGGTGTCGGTGGGATGGATCTGGACCACCCGGGACCGCAATCTGGCCAATCTGGACCCCAAGCTGGAGTTGAAGCGGTATTTTTATTGGATGGGCTGGCTGGCCTGTTACATCTGGGGCGTGTACTACGCGGGCAGCTACACGTTGGAGCAGGATGCGGCGTGGCATCAAGTGATCATCCGAGACACGAGCTTCACGGCGAGCCACATTGTCGCGTTCTACGGGACGTTCCCGCTGTACATCACGTGCGGGGTGTCGAGCTATCTGTATGCGCAGACGCGGCTCCCGTTGTACAACCAGGCGACTTCGTTTGCGCTGGTGGCGGCGGTGGTGGGGCCGATGTTCATTCTGCCGAACGTGGGGTTGAACGAGTGGGGCCATGCGTTCTGGTTCGTGGATGAGCTGTTCTCGGCGCCGTTGCACTGGGGCTTTGTGACGTTGGGTTGGTGCGGGTTGTTTGGGGCGGCCGGTGGAGTGGCGGCGCAGATCGTGAGCCGGATGTCGAATCTGGCGGACGTGATCTGGAACAACGCGCCGAAGAGCATCCTGGATCCGTTCCCCAGCCAGGTAGACCCCAACGCCAAGGGGGCGGGGTACTAA
- a CDS encoding response regulator transcription factor: MSKPRVLLADDHALVLEGFKKLLEEQCQVVGSVEDGRSLLDAAKRLRPDIVVLDISMPQLNGLDAARRLRKIVPQARLIFVTVHADPDYVNQAFKAGASAYLLKRSAGSELSLAIEAVRNGNYYVTSLIAKDLVQSAISDSEPNIGGQNRLPVRQREILQLVAEGRTLKEIASTLGLSPKTVEYHKSKLMEQLGLHTTAELTKYALAHGLTPSSE; the protein is encoded by the coding sequence ATGAGCAAGCCCCGCGTCCTCTTGGCGGATGACCATGCGCTGGTGCTGGAAGGATTCAAGAAACTGCTGGAAGAGCAGTGTCAGGTGGTAGGGTCCGTAGAGGACGGGCGGTCTTTGCTGGATGCGGCGAAGCGATTGCGGCCTGACATCGTGGTCTTGGACATTTCGATGCCGCAACTGAATGGTCTCGATGCGGCGCGCCGCTTGCGAAAGATCGTTCCCCAGGCCCGATTGATTTTTGTCACCGTGCATGCCGATCCGGACTATGTCAATCAAGCGTTCAAGGCCGGCGCATCGGCCTACCTGCTGAAACGGTCGGCAGGATCCGAGCTGTCATTGGCTATTGAGGCTGTGAGGAACGGCAATTATTACGTCACTTCCTTGATTGCCAAGGATTTGGTTCAATCCGCAATCTCTGACTCGGAGCCGAACATCGGTGGGCAGAACCGCTTGCCCGTGCGACAGCGAGAGATTCTCCAATTAGTGGCCGAGGGCCGGACGCTCAAAGAAATCGCTTCAACCCTGGGTCTTTCTCCAAAGACGGTCGAGTATCATAAGTCAAAGTTGATGGAACAGCTGGGCCTCCATACGACGGCTGAGCTGACCAAGTACGCACTGGCACACGGCCTCACTCCCTCATCGGAATAG
- a CDS encoding sensor histidine kinase has translation MLVSRVRTGVFAGGIVVLMVGLLILHLPADVVNSFLSLFPQQIATPFEMENLISVAREDVTALSPQAYEESSWRPLVIRVVSMALIGLPIWYLLQRREREEEIQRLDEGWAARLHARSEELLAVNNALVSEVSKRIDTEQSLEANRRDLRVLASQLLRLQEEERRRISRDLHDDINQRLALLSIDIEMLEQQLSDAPIRMVSTVHAIHNRIVELSDDVRRLAYQFHPSILDDLGLAIALRRLVDDFQARTGIRAQFFCQDIPTHVAQDVVTCLYRVAQEGLANISRHARAKNMRVELRRVRNGLQLMIGDDGVGFDVNQYDGRRGSLGLLSMRERVFLVAGNLEIQSTPSEGTRVCAWVPFTQERA, from the coding sequence ATGCTTGTATCGCGAGTTAGAACCGGGGTTTTTGCCGGCGGTATCGTCGTATTGATGGTCGGATTGCTGATTCTTCATCTTCCCGCAGACGTTGTGAACTCTTTCCTCTCGCTGTTTCCTCAGCAAATAGCGACGCCGTTCGAGATGGAAAACCTTATATCTGTGGCAAGGGAAGATGTCACTGCGCTTTCGCCTCAAGCCTACGAGGAATCTTCGTGGAGACCGTTAGTTATTCGGGTTGTAAGCATGGCCCTGATCGGGCTGCCCATTTGGTACCTTCTCCAACGTCGTGAACGTGAAGAGGAGATCCAGCGCCTCGATGAGGGTTGGGCCGCGCGCTTACATGCACGCAGCGAGGAGCTGCTGGCCGTCAATAACGCGCTCGTCAGCGAGGTGTCAAAACGAATCGACACCGAACAATCGCTCGAAGCCAACCGCCGGGACCTCCGCGTGCTTGCCTCGCAGCTGCTTCGCCTCCAGGAGGAAGAGCGACGGCGGATTTCACGCGATCTGCACGACGACATCAATCAACGCCTCGCGCTCTTGTCGATCGACATCGAAATGTTGGAACAACAACTTTCCGACGCCCCCATCCGTATGGTCAGCACGGTGCATGCGATTCATAACCGTATCGTCGAGCTTTCCGACGATGTTCGCCGCTTGGCCTATCAGTTTCACCCATCCATCCTTGACGACCTAGGTTTAGCTATTGCGCTCCGACGCCTCGTCGATGACTTTCAAGCCCGCACCGGGATCCGTGCCCAGTTCTTCTGTCAAGACATCCCCACACACGTGGCGCAAGATGTCGTGACCTGCTTGTACCGCGTGGCACAGGAAGGCTTAGCGAACATTTCCCGCCATGCCAGGGCAAAGAATATGCGCGTCGAGCTTCGGAGGGTGCGAAACGGCCTGCAGCTTATGATAGGCGATGATGGAGTGGGATTTGATGTGAATCAGTACGATGGTCGGCGGGGAAGCCTCGGGCTGTTGAGCATGAGGGAACGCGTTTTCCTGGTTGCCGGAAACCTGGAGATTCAATCGACACCGAGCGAGGGGACACGTGTCTGTGCGTGGGTGCCGTTCACACAGGAGCGTGCATGA
- the ttcA gene encoding tRNA 2-thiocytidine(32) synthetase TtcA, with translation MIVPHAPTSTPKLDDATEKIQTRLCRLVGQAIADYRLIEDGDRVMVCLSGGKDSYGLLDILVALQRRAPIRFDLIAVNLDQRQPGFPEHVLPQYLRQRGISFHIESRDTYSIVKRLIPEGQTTCSLCSRLRRGHLYRIATELGATKIALGHHRDDIIETLFLNLFHTGKLKAIPPKLRSKDGRHVVIRPLALVKEADLARYAELRGFPIIPCDLCGSQEDLKRKKVKTFLQQWERESPGCTDSIAAALANVAPSLLMDSRLFDFKSLAATAKHQAEGDVWLDEEPSSRKHDRPS, from the coding sequence ATGATCGTCCCGCATGCTCCAACCTCAACGCCGAAATTAGACGACGCCACGGAGAAGATACAGACGCGCCTTTGCCGGCTGGTGGGTCAGGCCATCGCCGACTACCGACTCATTGAAGACGGTGACAGGGTGATGGTGTGCCTGTCGGGCGGTAAGGACAGTTATGGTTTACTGGATATCCTGGTTGCATTGCAACGCCGAGCGCCCATTCGCTTTGATCTAATCGCGGTCAACCTCGATCAACGGCAACCGGGCTTTCCCGAGCATGTGCTCCCTCAATACCTGAGGCAGCGCGGAATTTCGTTCCATATTGAATCCCGCGATACCTATTCAATCGTGAAGCGCCTCATTCCGGAGGGACAGACGACCTGTTCGTTGTGTTCACGGTTACGACGAGGCCACCTCTATCGCATCGCGACTGAGCTTGGAGCCACGAAGATCGCGCTCGGTCACCACCGCGACGACATCATCGAGACCTTGTTCTTGAACCTCTTCCATACGGGCAAGCTGAAGGCCATCCCTCCCAAGCTTCGTTCCAAGGACGGTCGACATGTCGTCATTCGGCCGCTTGCGCTCGTGAAAGAAGCCGACCTCGCACGCTATGCGGAGCTGCGAGGATTTCCGATCATTCCCTGCGACCTCTGCGGCTCTCAGGAGGATTTGAAGCGAAAGAAAGTGAAGACGTTTCTTCAGCAGTGGGAACGGGAGTCACCCGGTTGTACGGACAGCATTGCCGCGGCCCTGGCCAATGTCGCGCCGTCTCTCTTGATGGATTCTCGCCTCTTTGATTTCAAGTCGTTGGCAGCGACAGCGAAACATCAGGCCGAGGGTGATGTCTGGTTAGATGAAGAACCGTCGAGCCGAAAGCATGATCGTCCTTCTTGA
- a CDS encoding putative zinc-binding metallopeptidase, whose product MDRTVSDALRTPVSGQDEPQWASWSDDALLDLPMCGLDVGFKGGFLERPIAELTRELEGRGLLFRPHFWLSNEWFTPDGVPGIAVPFYLAHPRLAKLEEAQMFEVEGGTKEWCLRILRHEAGHAIENAYKLRRRKTRRHIFGKSSERYPLYYSPRPYSRSFVRHLDLWYAQSHPDEDFAETFAVWLTPDSLWEERYRGWPVLKKLRYVDGLMKELSGTPPFVTTQEEVDALPSLKKTLREHYERKRRHYGIDRHLQYDPDLKRLFSTMPSHASKLSAATFLNRFRREVRRKVASWTGEYQYTIDQVLEDMIQRCRELNLRVPAAEEQAKLDFTILLTVHTMNFLRSGRHRVAL is encoded by the coding sequence ATGGACCGTACAGTCTCCGACGCTTTGAGGACACCTGTCAGCGGCCAGGATGAGCCACAATGGGCCTCCTGGTCTGACGATGCGCTGTTGGACCTCCCGATGTGCGGACTGGATGTCGGATTCAAGGGCGGATTCCTCGAACGGCCCATCGCCGAATTAACTCGTGAGCTGGAAGGCCGTGGATTGCTGTTTCGTCCGCACTTCTGGCTCTCCAACGAGTGGTTTACTCCCGATGGAGTCCCCGGCATCGCCGTCCCCTTCTACCTGGCCCATCCTCGCCTGGCAAAACTGGAAGAAGCCCAAATGTTTGAAGTGGAAGGCGGCACCAAGGAATGGTGTTTGCGAATCCTTCGTCACGAGGCGGGCCACGCGATCGAAAATGCCTACAAACTCCGCCGGCGAAAAACTCGCCGGCACATTTTCGGCAAGTCTTCTGAACGGTACCCGCTGTACTACTCCCCCCGCCCCTATAGCCGTAGTTTCGTGCGCCACTTGGACTTGTGGTACGCGCAAAGCCATCCGGACGAAGACTTCGCCGAGACCTTTGCCGTGTGGCTGACGCCGGACTCCTTATGGGAGGAACGGTACCGAGGGTGGCCGGTGCTCAAGAAGCTCCGGTATGTCGATGGGCTGATGAAAGAACTCAGCGGAACCCCACCGTTCGTGACAACACAAGAAGAGGTCGATGCGCTTCCCAGTTTGAAAAAGACCCTACGGGAGCATTACGAGCGTAAACGGAGACATTATGGAATCGATCGCCACTTGCAGTATGACCCGGATCTGAAGCGACTGTTTTCGACCATGCCGAGCCATGCGAGCAAACTGAGCGCCGCCACCTTTCTGAACCGTTTTCGCCGAGAAGTGCGACGAAAGGTGGCGAGTTGGACCGGTGAGTACCAATACACGATCGACCAAGTACTGGAGGATATGATCCAGCGGTGCCGCGAACTGAATCTACGAGTTCCCGCCGCGGAAGAGCAGGCCAAGCTCGATTTCACCATCCTTCTGACCGTTCACACCATGAACTTTTTGCGAAGTGGACGGCATCGAGTGGCCCTATGA
- a CDS encoding ATP-grasp domain-containing protein: MKRLRVLVLMHEDLVPPKEADGYDLKTVGWRTEYDVLSTLKKLGHEVYPLGVRSDLGVIHSAIENWKPDIAFNLLEEFDGMAVYDQHVVSYLELLRLPYTGCNPRGLMLARDKALTKKVLSFHRIPYPEFIEVPQGRTVKRPKWLSFPLIIKSVNEEASLGISQASIVVDDDKMSERVAFVHESVGSGALIERYIEGREFYVGIIGNGHLQVLPVWELILDQLPEDAKRIATERVKWSRKYQQKYGITSREADNLPEGKREEIQNLAKRVYRVLGLSGYARIDMRMAGDGQLYVLEANPNPQIAEDEDFAHSAKKADYHYTELLQEILNVGLRRGPAKAA, translated from the coding sequence ATGAAGAGACTTCGCGTACTGGTCCTCATGCATGAAGACCTTGTGCCTCCCAAAGAGGCGGACGGCTACGACTTGAAAACCGTGGGGTGGAGGACGGAATATGACGTCCTCTCGACATTGAAGAAACTGGGACACGAGGTGTATCCCCTCGGCGTCAGGAGCGATCTCGGGGTCATCCACTCCGCCATAGAGAATTGGAAGCCGGACATCGCCTTTAACCTCTTGGAAGAGTTTGACGGTATGGCCGTCTATGACCAGCATGTAGTGTCGTATCTCGAACTCTTGCGCCTGCCCTACACGGGCTGTAATCCGCGCGGACTGATGTTGGCACGCGACAAAGCCTTGACCAAAAAAGTGCTGTCCTTTCACCGAATTCCCTACCCTGAATTCATCGAGGTCCCTCAAGGACGCACGGTGAAACGGCCCAAGTGGCTGTCCTTTCCGCTGATCATCAAATCGGTTAACGAAGAAGCCTCGCTGGGCATCTCCCAAGCCTCGATCGTCGTGGACGACGACAAAATGAGTGAGCGAGTGGCCTTCGTTCATGAGAGCGTCGGCAGCGGAGCGCTGATCGAACGGTATATCGAAGGTCGCGAGTTCTATGTGGGAATCATCGGGAACGGGCACCTTCAAGTATTGCCGGTGTGGGAACTCATCCTGGACCAGCTGCCGGAGGACGCCAAACGCATCGCAACGGAACGGGTGAAATGGAGCCGGAAGTATCAGCAGAAGTACGGCATCACTTCAAGAGAAGCCGACAATTTGCCGGAGGGCAAGCGCGAAGAAATTCAGAATCTGGCGAAACGCGTCTATCGTGTGCTTGGACTCAGCGGCTATGCCCGCATCGACATGCGCATGGCCGGCGACGGACAACTCTACGTCCTGGAGGCCAATCCCAACCCTCAGATCGCGGAAGACGAAGATTTCGCCCATTCGGCGAAGAAAGCCGACTACCATTACACAGAGTTGCTCCAAGAAATCTTGAACGTGGGCCTTCGCCGGGGCCCGGCCAAAGCGGCGTGA
- a CDS encoding BrnA antitoxin family protein: MKKKSSVSSALGKRAARNVKHMPDSQIGFSDIPQLSDEQLKRMRRVGRPVTGMAKQVIAIRLSPDLVAALRRMAAKQGKPYQTLIHELLEQAASRAA; the protein is encoded by the coding sequence ATGAAAAAGAAATCATCCGTCTCATCAGCGCTAGGCAAGCGAGCCGCAAGGAACGTCAAGCATATGCCCGATTCACAGATTGGCTTCTCCGACATCCCTCAGTTGTCTGATGAACAACTGAAGCGGATGCGTCGGGTCGGACGGCCTGTTACCGGAATGGCCAAGCAGGTGATTGCCATTCGGCTGTCGCCGGACCTCGTGGCGGCGTTGCGCAGGATGGCGGCCAAGCAGGGTAAGCCTTACCAAACCTTGATCCATGAATTACTAGAGCAAGCCGCCTCACGAGCAGCGTAA
- a CDS encoding IS5 family transposase (programmed frameshift), whose product MRRYGLRDDQWEKIEHLLPGREETVGVTAKDNRLFVEAVLYRYRAGIPWRDLPERFGDFRVIHTRHTRWSRRGVWKRVFERLADDPDNEYAMIDSTIVRAHQHSAGAKGGTAQEAIGRSKGGLTTKIHATCDALGNPTGFHLTPGQAHDLEGADVLLPGIDADTIIADKAFDADERVIQPLQRAGKVVVIPPKANRTTPREYDQDLYRARHLIENFFARLKQFRAIATRYDKRAANFLGAIYLAASMTWLN is encoded by the exons GTGAGACGGTATGGATTGCGTGATGACCAATGGGAGAAGATCGAGCATCTGCTGCCTGGTCGTGAAGAGACGGTGGGCGTGACGGCGAAGGACAACCGGCTGTTTGTGGAAGCGGTGTTGTACCGGTATCGCGCGGGGATCCCGTGGCGGGATCTGCCGGAGCGGTTCGGAGATTTCCGAGTGATCCACACACGCCATACGCGCTGGAGTCGACGCGGCGTCTGGAAGCGGGTGTTTGAACGTCTTGCTGACGATCCTGACAACGAATACGCGATGATCGATTCCACCATCGTTCGTGCCCACCAGCACAGCGCTGGTGCAAAAGGGGGCACC GCGCAGGAAGCCATCGGACGCAGCAAGGGTGGCCTGACCACCAAAATCCACGCCACCTGTGATGCGTTGGGTAACCCAACGGGGTTTCATCTCACCCCAGGGCAGGCGCATGACCTGGAGGGCGCCGATGTCTTGCTACCCGGCATTGACGCGGATACCATCATTGCCGATAAGGCCTTTGATGCCGATGAACGGGTGATCCAGCCGCTGCAACGAGCGGGCAAGGTCGTGGTCATTCCCCCCAAAGCCAACAGAACCACCCCCCGCGAATACGATCAAGACCTCTACCGAGCCCGGCATCTGATTGAGAACTTCTTCGCCAGACTCAAGCAATTCCGCGCCATCGCCACCCGCTACGACAAACGCGCCGCCAATTTCCTCGGTGCCATCTATCTCGCTGCTTCAATGACATGGCTTAATTGA
- a CDS encoding potassium transporter Kup: protein MSSPPERSTSPGTALAALGVVYGDIGTSPLYALRECFHLSQGLSVTLPTITGLLSLIIWALLLVVTVKYLLFVMRADNQGEGGILALMALGQRHREESAFPLRIGPVIALGLLGASLVYGDGIITPAISVLSAIEGIEVETTAYQPYTLPIAIAVLLVLFGIQSRGTGRLGEWFGPIMLLWFLTLAALGTKSAVQTPEVFAAVSPHHAVQFLLDHPAQGFAVLGSVFLVLTGAEALYADMGHFGKAPIRLGWYSLVLPSLVLQYLGQGALLVRQPEAITNPFYFLAPGWLLLPLVMLATMATIIASQAMLSGAFSLTHQAIQLGYLPRMDIRYTSASQIGQIYVPAMNVFMLIGTVGLVVLFGTSSNLAAAYGIAVAGTMVTTTLLIFIVARRQWKWGWPAVVLITGFFLVIDLSFFGANVLKIPHGGWLPLALGAGLFLLMTTWHGGRRLIAKHLWSKMPQLTAYLKEVLGQPLTRVPGTAVYLTQFPDLTPPSLVQNVRHNKVLHEQLVFLTTTTARVPTVTGSHHVRIEPLAKDVRLVVVQYGFMETPNITRLLTACRTQGLDLDFHHATFFLSRVNSLATPKPGMALWRERLFIFLSRNSQLASSFFHIPAEQVVEIGVVVEI, encoded by the coding sequence ATGAGTAGTCCACCCGAACGCTCGACGTCCCCTGGGACAGCGCTGGCCGCGCTTGGCGTTGTGTACGGCGATATTGGAACCAGTCCCCTCTATGCGCTGCGGGAATGTTTTCACCTCTCCCAGGGTTTGTCGGTCACGCTTCCAACGATCACCGGTCTGCTCTCGCTCATCATCTGGGCTCTGCTGTTGGTCGTGACGGTGAAGTACTTACTGTTCGTCATGCGAGCCGACAATCAAGGTGAAGGGGGCATTTTAGCGTTGATGGCCTTGGGGCAACGTCATCGAGAAGAGTCCGCATTCCCCTTGCGGATCGGCCCGGTGATCGCCCTCGGCTTGCTCGGAGCTTCATTGGTCTACGGAGACGGCATCATCACCCCAGCTATCTCGGTCTTGAGTGCCATAGAAGGAATCGAGGTTGAGACCACGGCCTATCAGCCCTATACGCTGCCGATCGCCATCGCCGTGCTGCTCGTGCTCTTTGGGATCCAATCGCGCGGGACGGGACGACTCGGCGAATGGTTCGGTCCAATCATGCTGCTCTGGTTTCTCACGCTCGCCGCTTTGGGGACCAAGAGTGCGGTCCAGACACCAGAAGTGTTTGCCGCGGTCAGCCCCCACCATGCCGTCCAGTTCCTGCTGGATCATCCCGCGCAAGGTTTCGCGGTATTGGGGAGTGTGTTTCTCGTCTTAACAGGAGCCGAAGCTTTGTATGCCGACATGGGGCACTTTGGGAAGGCCCCCATTCGCCTCGGTTGGTACAGCCTGGTGTTGCCGTCGCTTGTCCTGCAATACTTAGGGCAAGGCGCTCTGCTGGTCCGGCAACCTGAGGCGATCACGAATCCGTTCTACTTTCTCGCACCGGGATGGTTGCTTCTGCCGTTGGTCATGCTGGCGACGATGGCGACCATCATCGCCTCTCAAGCGATGCTGAGCGGTGCCTTTTCCCTTACCCATCAGGCGATTCAGTTGGGTTATCTGCCGCGAATGGACATTCGGTACACTTCCGCTTCCCAGATCGGGCAAATCTACGTACCGGCCATGAATGTGTTTATGCTGATCGGCACCGTCGGCCTGGTCGTCCTCTTCGGCACCTCCAGCAACCTGGCCGCTGCATACGGGATCGCTGTGGCCGGCACGATGGTGACTACGACGCTGCTGATCTTCATCGTCGCTCGACGCCAATGGAAATGGGGCTGGCCGGCCGTCGTGCTCATCACCGGTTTTTTCCTGGTCATAGACCTCTCGTTTTTCGGAGCCAATGTGCTGAAGATTCCTCACGGTGGCTGGTTGCCGCTGGCCCTGGGAGCCGGTCTGTTTCTCTTGATGACGACCTGGCATGGCGGTCGTCGGCTCATCGCGAAGCATCTCTGGAGCAAAATGCCGCAACTCACGGCCTACCTGAAAGAGGTGCTGGGGCAGCCACTCACCCGGGTCCCTGGTACGGCTGTTTACTTGACCCAGTTTCCCGACCTCACGCCGCCATCCTTGGTACAGAACGTGCGGCACAATAAGGTGCTCCATGAACAATTGGTCTTCCTGACCACCACGACCGCCCGCGTTCCGACGGTCACCGGCAGCCATCACGTCCGCATCGAACCTCTCGCCAAAGATGTCCGCCTGGTCGTGGTGCAATATGGGTTCATGGAGACACCAAACATCACCCGCTTACTCACAGCCTGTCGGACGCAAGGGTTGGATCTGGACTTTCACCATGCCACGTTCTTCCTGAGTCGCGTGAATTCACTCGCAACACCGAAGCCTGGTATGGCGCTCTGGCGGGAACGGCTCTTCATCTTCCTCAGCCGCAACTCCCAGCTGGCGAGTTCCTTCTTCCATATTCCCGCTGAGCAGGTCGTTGAGATCGGCGTGGTCGTGGAGATCTAG
- the fsa gene encoding fructose-6-phosphate aldolase: MKIYLDTANVKEIHEAASLGLLDGVTTNPSLVVKEGRSFREMLQEVCKIVDGPISAEVVSLEADAMVKEGKELAKIHKNIVVKCPLIPEGLKATKRLAAEGIRVNVTLCFSPTQALLAAKAGAWCVSPFIGRLDDISSSGMELIRQILTIYKNYDYKTLVLVASVRHPQHVVEAALAGGHICTMPYSVFQALFKHPLTDAGLKKFLDDWKAKGQQ, from the coding sequence ATGAAAATTTATCTCGATACGGCCAACGTCAAGGAAATCCATGAAGCGGCAAGCCTGGGCCTGCTCGACGGCGTGACCACAAATCCCTCGCTGGTGGTCAAGGAAGGCCGAAGTTTCAGAGAAATGTTGCAGGAGGTGTGTAAGATCGTGGACGGGCCGATCAGCGCCGAGGTCGTGAGTCTGGAAGCGGATGCCATGGTGAAGGAAGGCAAAGAGCTCGCCAAGATTCACAAGAACATCGTCGTCAAATGTCCACTGATTCCGGAAGGGCTGAAAGCCACGAAGCGGCTGGCTGCTGAGGGGATCAGAGTGAACGTGACTCTCTGTTTCTCACCCACACAGGCGCTCTTGGCGGCCAAAGCCGGAGCCTGGTGCGTTTCGCCTTTCATCGGACGGCTTGATGATATCAGCTCCAGCGGCATGGAGCTCATTCGCCAAATCCTGACGATCTATAAGAACTATGACTACAAGACCTTGGTGTTAGTGGCGAGCGTCCGCCATCCGCAGCACGTCGTCGAGGCGGCGTTAGCCGGCGGCCATATCTGCACAATGCCGTATAGCGTCTTCCAGGCGCTTTTCAAACACCCGTTGACCGATGCTGGACTGAAGAAGTTCTTGGACGACTGGAAGGCAAAAGGACAGCAGTAG